Proteins encoded together in one Formosa sp. Hel3_A1_48 window:
- a CDS encoding THUMP domain-containing class I SAM-dependent RNA methyltransferase: MNANFEMVAKTLYGFEELLEKELLQLGAQKIKRGVRHVRFIGDKGFMYKCNLGLRTAIKILKPIAKFSVKNETELYQKIKNIRWEDYLNKDGSLAVGATLSGDRFTHSQFIALKTKDAIVDRFREHTGQRPNVDLRFPDLKINIHIEGDFCNVSLDSSGESLHKRGYKIATNIAPINEVLAAGLVMLSGWDGQTDFMDPMCGSGTILVEAAMIACNIPPNLMRNEFAFERWQDWDVDLFEKIEESLLSKTRDFHHKILGFDKSPSAVRKAIENVKNAHLEEFISIKHEDFFKTQKGGDAPLHMVFNPPYGERLDLEMEEFYGAIGTTLKHNYSGTNAWLITSNLEALKHVGLRPSRKIKVFNAKLESKLVLYTMYSGSKKIHKIKRQKPD; this comes from the coding sequence ATGAATGCTAATTTTGAAATGGTTGCCAAAACTTTATACGGTTTTGAAGAACTTTTAGAAAAAGAATTACTGCAACTTGGAGCACAAAAAATTAAAAGGGGTGTTCGTCATGTTCGTTTTATTGGAGACAAAGGGTTTATGTATAAATGCAATTTAGGGTTACGTACTGCAATTAAAATTTTAAAGCCTATTGCAAAATTCAGTGTAAAAAACGAAACAGAACTCTACCAAAAAATTAAAAACATCCGTTGGGAGGATTATTTAAATAAAGATGGTAGTTTGGCTGTTGGAGCAACGCTTAGTGGAGATCGTTTTACCCATTCTCAATTTATAGCTTTAAAAACTAAAGATGCCATAGTCGATCGATTCCGTGAACATACTGGTCAGCGGCCCAACGTAGATCTGCGCTTTCCTGATTTAAAAATCAATATACATATTGAAGGCGATTTCTGTAATGTCTCTCTTGATAGCTCAGGTGAATCTTTACACAAAAGAGGTTATAAAATAGCTACAAATATAGCCCCGATAAATGAAGTCTTGGCCGCAGGGCTTGTTATGCTCTCTGGTTGGGACGGACAAACAGACTTTATGGATCCTATGTGTGGGTCTGGAACAATACTTGTTGAGGCAGCTATGATTGCGTGTAACATCCCCCCAAATTTGATGCGTAATGAATTTGCTTTTGAACGTTGGCAGGACTGGGATGTTGATCTTTTCGAAAAGATTGAAGAATCGTTACTATCAAAAACACGTGATTTTCACCATAAAATATTGGGGTTTGATAAATCTCCTAGTGCCGTCCGAAAAGCGATAGAGAATGTGAAAAACGCACATCTAGAAGAGTTTATTTCTATAAAGCACGAGGATTTTTTTAAAACACAAAAAGGTGGGGATGCTCCATTACATATGGTATTCAATCCTCCTTATGGTGAGCGATTGGATTTAGAAATGGAGGAGTTTTATGGAGCTATTGGAACTACATTGAAACATAATTACTCAGGAACTAATGCTTGGTTAATTACTTCAAATCTAGAGGCCTTAAAACATGTTGGTTTAAGACCCTCAAGAAAAATTAAAGTATTCAATGCCAAACTTGAGTCAAAACTTGTTCTGTACACGATGTATAGTGGATCAAAAAAAATTCATAAAATCAAACGACAAAAACCAGACTAG
- a CDS encoding CIA30 family protein, whose amino-acid sequence MIQHILVLMALLSSNQNSKTVFEFNSACPIELWQVVDDVVMGGKSSGNFTLTEEGNGLFNGGVSIENNGGFSSVRLNLDSFKIGKEKAIVLDVKGDGSEFQLRIKASIYDRHSFVYNFKTSGEWETILIPLNKMTASFRGFAVNLPNFNQKQFNQLGILRSSKKNTSFQLEIKRISLK is encoded by the coding sequence ATGATCCAACATATATTAGTTCTAATGGCATTGTTATCATCCAACCAAAATTCTAAAACAGTATTTGAGTTCAATAGTGCTTGCCCAATTGAATTATGGCAAGTAGTTGATGATGTGGTCATGGGTGGGAAATCTAGTGGTAATTTCACATTAACAGAAGAAGGTAACGGGTTGTTTAACGGCGGTGTTTCAATAGAGAATAATGGTGGGTTTTCGTCTGTACGTTTGAACTTAGACAGCTTCAAAATCGGCAAAGAAAAGGCTATTGTTTTAGATGTTAAAGGAGATGGCTCTGAATTTCAATTGCGCATTAAGGCTTCCATTTATGACCGCCACTCTTTTGTTTATAATTTTAAAACCTCTGGCGAATGGGAAACAATTTTGATCCCACTTAATAAAATGACAGCAAGCTTTAGAGGATTTGCAGTAAACCTTCCCAATTTCAATCAAAAGCAATTTAATCAGTTAGGTATTTTGAGATCTTCAAAAAAGAATACTTCATTTCAACTTGAAATTAAACGAATTAGTTTAAAATAA
- a CDS encoding helix-turn-helix transcriptional regulator, translated as MKNTIKIERARHNLTQAQLAEKAKVSRQTINAMELGKYVPSTVLALRLACIFDIEVTKLFSLESTDW; from the coding sequence ATGAAAAACACTATTAAAATTGAGCGTGCTCGACATAATTTAACACAAGCGCAATTAGCTGAAAAAGCAAAGGTCAGTAGACAAACTATTAATGCTATGGAGCTGGGTAAATACGTTCCGTCTACTGTTCTTGCGTTACGTCTAGCTTGTATTTTTGATATTGAAGTCACTAAACTTTTTAGTTTAGAATCAACAGATTGGTAA
- a CDS encoding DUF4294 domain-containing protein translates to MKYITYIYMIGLFCCWGQTPAVAVDTIPKKYLIIKGDTITGQSIDLEEVVILPRLRLNSNEERRRYLILQRKTLKVYPYAKLAAERLETLNARMAGVKSKRQRKKYTRMVQKFVENEFADKLKKFTITEGQILIKLIHRQTGETAFDLIKELRSGWRAFWYNNTAKLFDMSLKIPFDPEVEEEDFLIEDILQRQFDKGNLEFQKSYKTFDLYTLNKIWKNKKGK, encoded by the coding sequence ATGAAGTATATTACTTATATTTACATGATTGGATTGTTTTGCTGTTGGGGGCAAACCCCAGCTGTTGCAGTAGATACTATTCCTAAAAAGTATTTAATCATAAAGGGGGATACAATAACTGGTCAATCCATAGATTTGGAAGAAGTCGTAATTTTACCTCGCCTACGGCTTAATTCCAATGAAGAACGCAGACGCTATTTAATTCTTCAGCGAAAAACTCTTAAAGTTTACCCCTATGCTAAGTTAGCTGCAGAGCGGCTAGAAACACTCAATGCGCGAATGGCTGGTGTAAAAAGCAAAAGACAGCGTAAAAAGTACACCCGTATGGTTCAAAAATTTGTTGAGAATGAATTTGCTGATAAATTAAAAAAATTCACAATTACAGAAGGACAAATTCTAATCAAACTCATTCATCGACAAACAGGTGAAACAGCCTTTGATCTTATCAAGGAGTTGCGTAGTGGTTGGCGGGCTTTTTGGTATAACAATACTGCAAAACTGTTTGATATGTCTCTAAAAATTCCATTTGATCCTGAAGTTGAAGAGGAAGATTTTTTGATTGAAGATATTCTTCAACGGCAATTTGATAAAGGAAACTTGGAATTTCAAAAATCCTACAAAACCTTCGATTTATATACTTTGAATAAGATTTGGAAAAACAAAAAAGGTAAATAA
- a CDS encoding DEAD/DEAH box helicase, with protein MLTTVDKEERKEGKELYHYQKGAIEKIFDCFESAAEDYHLLYQLPTGGGKTVIFSEIVSQYLKTRKKKVLVMTHRIELCKQTSSVLTEFGVANKVVDSKARLDDQKDFDCFVAMVETLNNRLKDDKLDISDIGLVIIDEAHYNSFTKLFKFFDKSFILGVTATPLSSNIELPMTDNYNELIVGESIESLIDNRFLAKANMFSYNVGLTSLVVGANGDYTVKSSEDLYTNNEMLSKLMEAYTERCAGQKTLIFNNGINTSLFVYDLFRRAGLPIAHLDNTTTKKERANILKWFKNTPGAILTSVSILTTGFDEPSVEAIILNRATKSLTLYYQMIGRGSRIYKAKDSFNVIDLGNNFHRFGPWGSTNLDWQRIFKYPSHYLDGILSDEDLENNFKYEMPEAIRLSFSKSEEVYFDINKTYIESIRRGESSKVVLKRSIEQHAKICIENSEDIFDALTLIKLLDDDIEFRINRYSKCISKSTHNFLAWLKEDYKKKLRSFLRLNFDVIKSELSLKS; from the coding sequence ATGCTTACGACAGTAGATAAAGAAGAACGTAAAGAAGGTAAAGAACTTTATCATTATCAAAAAGGAGCCATTGAAAAAATATTCGATTGTTTTGAATCGGCCGCTGAGGATTATCATTTGTTGTATCAATTACCAACTGGTGGAGGGAAAACTGTTATATTTTCTGAAATCGTCAGCCAATACCTGAAAACACGAAAGAAAAAAGTACTGGTGATGACTCACCGTATTGAACTGTGCAAACAAACGTCAAGCGTTTTAACGGAATTTGGAGTTGCAAATAAAGTTGTAGACAGCAAGGCCAGGCTTGACGACCAAAAGGACTTTGATTGTTTTGTGGCCATGGTTGAAACTTTGAATAATAGGCTTAAAGATGATAAACTCGATATTTCAGATATCGGATTGGTGATTATTGATGAAGCGCATTACAATTCGTTTACGAAGCTATTTAAGTTTTTTGATAAATCCTTTATACTCGGCGTTACAGCCACTCCTTTAAGTTCAAATATTGAACTGCCTATGACCGACAACTACAATGAATTAATCGTCGGCGAAAGTATAGAATCACTGATAGACAATCGCTTTTTAGCTAAAGCAAATATGTTTTCTTACAATGTTGGATTGACAAGTTTGGTAGTAGGGGCTAACGGGGATTACACAGTGAAGTCGTCGGAGGACTTGTACACAAACAATGAAATGCTTTCTAAGCTCATGGAAGCTTATACTGAACGTTGTGCAGGACAAAAAACATTAATCTTCAATAATGGTATCAATACCTCTTTATTTGTCTATGATCTTTTCAGACGAGCAGGACTTCCAATAGCGCACTTAGACAACACTACCACAAAAAAAGAACGTGCCAATATCCTGAAATGGTTTAAGAATACACCAGGCGCCATACTTACTTCTGTCAGTATTTTGACCACTGGTTTTGATGAACCCAGTGTCGAAGCGATAATATTGAATCGTGCGACTAAATCGCTAACTCTTTATTACCAAATGATTGGTCGTGGTTCTCGAATTTACAAGGCCAAGGATAGTTTTAATGTCATTGATTTAGGGAATAATTTTCATCGTTTTGGGCCTTGGGGCAGTACCAATTTGGATTGGCAGCGTATTTTTAAATATCCGAGTCATTATTTGGATGGAATATTAAGTGATGAAGATCTTGAAAATAATTTTAAGTATGAAATGCCCGAGGCAATCAGACTGTCTTTTTCAAAATCTGAGGAAGTTTATTTCGACATAAATAAAACATATATTGAATCCATTAGAAGGGGAGAGTCTTCAAAAGTAGTTTTAAAGCGCTCCATAGAGCAACACGCCAAAATATGTATTGAAAATAGTGAAGATATTTTTGATGCCTTGACTTTAATTAAGTTGTTAGATGATGATATTGAATTTAGGATTAATCGCTATTCAAAATGCATCAGTAAGAGTACGCACAATTTCTTAGCTTGGTTAAAAGAAGACTACAAAAAAAAGTTGCGTTCTTTTCTTAGGCTAAACTTTGATGTTATTAAATCTGAACTCAGTTTAAAATCATGA
- a CDS encoding proline iminopeptidase-family hydrolase, giving the protein MKIKIILILSVVLVFSSCKGKNKHMKCTQQSAYLDSSEKDDQYLGGIKMIPIQTPKGEFKVWTKRVGNNPSIKVLLLHGGPGMTHEIYESFDGYFPNEGIEYYYYDQLGSYYSDQPKDLSLWDLDRFVEEVEQVRVALNLDKSNFYLYGQSWGGILGMQYALKYQEHLKGLIISNMVPSIPDYQAYSDNVLAPKLDPEVLKEILYYEEKEDYSNERYMELVVNNYYTKHIIRLPVAQWPEPLNRSFKHINHDVYVTMQGPSEFGVKGDATLKYWDIKDELKNISVPTLSIGATHDTMDPKQMEFIANEVQNGRFLLCPNGSHLAQFDDQKIYFEGLVKFIKDVDQNIF; this is encoded by the coding sequence ATGAAAATTAAAATTATTTTAATCTTAAGTGTCGTACTTGTTTTTTCGAGTTGTAAAGGCAAGAATAAGCACATGAAATGCACACAACAATCCGCATATTTAGATAGCTCTGAAAAAGACGATCAATACCTTGGCGGTATAAAAATGATCCCTATTCAAACCCCTAAAGGAGAATTTAAGGTTTGGACCAAACGAGTAGGGAACAATCCAAGCATAAAGGTCTTATTGCTTCATGGTGGTCCAGGAATGACTCATGAAATATATGAAAGCTTTGATGGGTATTTTCCCAACGAAGGAATTGAGTATTATTACTACGACCAGTTGGGCTCTTATTACAGTGACCAGCCAAAAGATTTGTCGCTGTGGGATTTAGACCGTTTTGTAGAGGAAGTTGAACAAGTACGTGTTGCTTTAAATCTTGATAAATCTAATTTTTATTTATACGGACAATCATGGGGCGGTATTCTAGGTATGCAATATGCGCTAAAATATCAAGAACATCTAAAGGGATTGATTATATCCAATATGGTACCTTCAATTCCTGATTACCAAGCTTACTCAGACAATGTACTGGCCCCAAAATTAGATCCAGAAGTTTTGAAAGAAATTCTATACTACGAGGAAAAAGAAGACTACTCTAATGAACGTTATATGGAATTGGTGGTTAATAACTACTATACCAAACACATCATTAGGTTACCAGTTGCGCAATGGCCAGAACCATTAAACCGCAGTTTCAAACACATCAACCACGATGTATATGTAACCATGCAGGGACCTAGTGAGTTCGGGGTCAAGGGAGATGCAACACTTAAATATTGGGACATCAAGGATGAATTGAAAAACATAAGCGTTCCTACCTTAAGTATTGGAGCGACTCATGATACTATGGATCCAAAGCAAATGGAGTTCATAGCTAATGAAGTTCAAAATGGTCGTTTTTTATTATGTCCTAATGGTAGTCATTTAGCTCAATTTGATGATCAGAAAATTTATTTTGAAGGACTAGTTAAGTTCATCAAAGACGTTGATCAAAACATTTTCTAA
- the ilvD gene encoding dihydroxy-acid dehydratase → MQSLNKFSKAITQDPTQPAAQAMLHAIGLTRSDFEKPFVGIASTGYEGNPCNMHLNDLAKLVKSGTLKKDVVGLIFNTIGVSDGISMGTPGMRFSLPSRDVIADSMETVVQAMSYDGMITVVGCDKNMPGALMAMIRVNKPSILVYGGTIDSGCHNGQKLDIVSAFEAWGSKVAGTMEESEFQNIVQKACPGAGACGGMYTANTMASAIEALGMALPYNSSNPATGKEKKEEAIAAGEAIRLLLEKDIKPSDIITKKSLENAIRLITVLGGSTNAVLHFLAIARAANIKFTLEDFQRISDETPFLADLKPSGKFLMEDVHRVGGIPAVLKYLLKHNLLHGDCLTVTGKTLAENLEHVSGLVEGQEVIKPLTNPIKASGHLRMLYGNLATEGSVAKITGKEGLKFTGKAKVFNGEYAANDGIRDGKVKKGDVVVIRYEGPKGGPGMPEMLKPTAAIMGAGLGKDVALITDGRFSGGTHGFVVGHITPEAQEGGAIALVKDGDTITIDAESNSINLGISNEELAKRKEQWTAPDLKVSRGVLFKYAKTVSSASQGCVTDEF, encoded by the coding sequence ATGCAGTCATTAAATAAGTTCAGTAAAGCTATAACACAAGACCCAACTCAGCCCGCTGCACAAGCTATGCTACATGCTATTGGTCTGACTCGGTCAGATTTCGAAAAACCATTTGTTGGTATCGCAAGTACAGGCTATGAGGGAAATCCATGTAATATGCATTTGAACGATTTAGCTAAGTTGGTTAAGTCTGGAACTCTTAAAAAAGATGTTGTTGGTTTGATCTTTAACACCATCGGTGTCAGCGACGGTATTTCAATGGGTACTCCAGGTATGCGTTTTTCATTACCATCAAGGGATGTTATAGCAGATTCTATGGAGACCGTTGTTCAAGCTATGAGTTACGACGGAATGATTACTGTTGTGGGTTGTGATAAGAACATGCCGGGCGCACTAATGGCCATGATACGTGTGAACAAGCCCTCTATTTTGGTTTATGGCGGTACAATTGATTCTGGTTGTCACAATGGTCAAAAGTTAGATATTGTATCTGCTTTTGAAGCTTGGGGAAGCAAGGTTGCTGGGACTATGGAGGAAAGTGAATTTCAAAATATTGTTCAGAAAGCCTGTCCAGGTGCTGGCGCTTGTGGTGGAATGTATACTGCAAACACAATGGCCTCGGCAATAGAAGCATTGGGAATGGCACTTCCATACAATTCTTCTAACCCAGCGACAGGAAAAGAAAAAAAAGAAGAAGCAATAGCAGCAGGAGAGGCCATTCGTTTACTTCTTGAAAAAGACATTAAGCCCTCGGATATCATCACAAAAAAGTCTTTAGAAAATGCGATTAGACTTATTACCGTGCTTGGGGGGTCAACTAATGCTGTACTTCACTTCTTGGCAATTGCTAGAGCAGCAAATATCAAATTCACCTTAGAAGATTTTCAACGCATAAGCGATGAGACACCATTTTTAGCAGACCTCAAGCCTAGTGGCAAATTTTTAATGGAAGACGTTCATCGTGTTGGAGGTATACCAGCCGTTCTTAAATACCTTTTAAAGCACAATTTATTACACGGGGATTGTTTGACAGTCACCGGAAAAACACTTGCTGAGAATCTTGAGCATGTAAGTGGCTTAGTTGAAGGGCAGGAAGTAATCAAACCGCTAACAAATCCCATAAAAGCTTCAGGTCACCTACGCATGTTGTATGGAAATCTAGCTACGGAAGGAAGTGTTGCAAAAATCACTGGTAAAGAGGGGCTCAAATTTACTGGAAAAGCAAAAGTATTCAATGGTGAGTATGCTGCAAATGACGGTATTCGCGATGGTAAAGTCAAAAAGGGTGACGTAGTTGTCATCCGTTACGAGGGCCCAAAAGGTGGACCAGGAATGCCAGAAATGCTTAAGCCAACTGCAGCGATCATGGGTGCAGGATTAGGTAAAGATGTAGCTTTAATAACAGATGGTCGATTCTCTGGTGGCACCCACGGATTTGTGGTGGGGCACATCACTCCCGAAGCTCAAGAGGGGGGAGCGATCGCATTAGTTAAAGATGGTGACACCATTACCATAGATGCTGAATCTAACAGCATCAACTTAGGAATTTCTAATGAAGAATTAGCAAAACGAAAAGAACAATGGACAGCACCTGATCTTAAAGTTTCTAGAGGTGTGCTGTTTAAATATGCAAAAACTGTTTCGTCTGCATCTCAGGGATGTGTAACAGATGAATTTTAA
- a CDS encoding ZIP family metal transporter produces the protein MSLKLLLTFSGAFLLSTTVFELLPAVYSKLEPKLSGLYILAGIIFQIILEFFSKGAEHGHLHGRRSNTKTFPLLMFLSLGVHAFLEGFPVFAHQTIVYGVFVHKIPVAILIVSYLLLSKLPKFQAFVFIMVFALLTPLGTLAAQTIHLSEKLIYSVNSLVIGMFLHIATIILFEADEGHKFNLNKIVAIVCAVLIAFFM, from the coding sequence ATGTCTTTAAAATTGCTACTTACATTTAGTGGAGCATTTTTGCTTTCCACAACTGTATTTGAATTATTGCCCGCTGTATATTCAAAACTAGAGCCAAAATTATCAGGGTTGTATATACTTGCTGGTATCATATTTCAAATTATTTTAGAGTTTTTTTCCAAAGGAGCAGAACACGGCCACTTACACGGGAGGAGAAGTAATACAAAAACATTCCCTTTACTTATGTTTTTGAGTTTAGGGGTACATGCCTTTTTGGAGGGTTTTCCTGTTTTCGCTCACCAAACCATTGTTTATGGGGTTTTTGTCCATAAAATCCCTGTAGCAATACTTATTGTTTCATATTTATTGCTTTCAAAGTTGCCAAAGTTTCAAGCTTTTGTTTTTATTATGGTTTTTGCGCTTTTAACTCCTTTGGGCACTTTAGCGGCGCAGACGATCCATTTGTCTGAAAAATTAATTTATAGCGTAAATTCATTGGTTATAGGGATGTTTTTACACATCGCTACAATAATTTTATTTGAGGCAGATGAAGGCCACAAATTTAATTTAAACAAAATCGTAGCTATTGTTTGTGCAGTCTTGATTGCCTTTTTTATGTAA
- a CDS encoding class I SAM-dependent methyltransferase, protein MTKHQNWFQSWFDTPYYHILYKQRNNTEAENFIRKLVTYLETDKNQSILDLACGKGRHSIFLNSLGYKVKGVDLSSQSILEATKYANDRLEFEIHDMRTPLDTKYDLILNLFTSFGYFDNLEDNLSALNTIKSGLSNQGIGVIDFMNSPYIIEHLVPHNTIEIDGIHFELKRSVSDGVITKKITVTDKGLSHNYIERVRAFDKADFTSMFSKLNLNLIDSFGSYDLDPYNVESSKRLILIFKKNA, encoded by the coding sequence ATGACAAAACATCAAAATTGGTTTCAATCATGGTTTGATACGCCTTATTACCATATTCTATATAAGCAACGTAACAATACAGAAGCGGAAAATTTTATTAGAAAATTGGTAACTTATTTGGAAACAGATAAAAATCAATCAATATTGGATCTGGCTTGTGGCAAAGGACGGCATTCAATTTTTTTGAATTCACTAGGGTACAAAGTCAAAGGAGTAGATTTGTCAAGTCAAAGTATCTTGGAAGCTACTAAGTACGCTAATGATCGCCTAGAGTTTGAAATTCACGATATGCGCACTCCCCTAGATACGAAATACGACCTCATTTTAAATCTGTTTACTAGTTTTGGCTATTTTGATAATTTAGAGGACAATCTTAGCGCTCTGAATACCATAAAAAGTGGACTTTCAAATCAAGGCATTGGGGTTATTGACTTTATGAACAGCCCTTATATAATCGAACATTTAGTCCCTCATAACACCATTGAAATTGATGGTATTCATTTTGAGCTGAAGCGTAGTGTTTCGGATGGCGTTATTACAAAAAAAATTACTGTAACTGATAAAGGGTTGTCGCATAATTACATAGAACGAGTTCGCGCATTTGATAAAGCAGATTTTACTAGTATGTTTTCTAAACTAAACCTGAATTTAATAGATAGCTTTGGGAGCTATGACTTAGATCCGTACAATGTGGAATCGTCTAAACGTTTAATTTTAATTTTTAAAAAAAATGCTTAA
- a CDS encoding M42 family metallopeptidase, with amino-acid sequence MAKQQILDKKALDFLESYLNNAAPTGYEWNGQKLWMDYLKPYVDTFITDTYGTAVGVINPDASFKVVIEGHADEISWYVNYISDDGLIYVIRNGGSDHQIAPSKIVNIHTKNGIVKGVFGWPAIHTRTLAKEQAPKPDNIFIDVGCQSKKDVEKLGVHVGCVITYPDEFHILNKDHFVCRALDNRMGGFMIAQVARLLHENKKTLPFGLYITNSVQEEIGLRGAQMITHTIQPDVAIVTDVTHDTTTPMINKKKQGHCKMGDGPVIAYAPAVQQKLRDLITETAEKNKIPFQRAALSRATGTDTDAFAYSNGGVASALISLPLRYMHTTVEMVHRKDVENVIRMIYESLLNIKAGETFSYFD; translated from the coding sequence ATGGCAAAACAGCAAATTTTAGATAAAAAAGCATTAGATTTTCTAGAATCTTACCTTAACAATGCTGCTCCTACAGGATATGAGTGGAATGGTCAAAAATTATGGATGGACTATTTAAAGCCTTATGTGGATACATTCATAACTGATACGTACGGCACAGCCGTTGGGGTTATTAATCCTGATGCTTCATTTAAAGTTGTTATTGAAGGTCATGCTGATGAAATTTCATGGTATGTTAACTATATTTCAGATGATGGCTTGATATATGTTATTCGCAATGGCGGTAGTGATCACCAAATTGCGCCTAGTAAAATAGTAAATATCCATACCAAAAATGGCATTGTCAAAGGGGTGTTTGGTTGGCCCGCAATTCATACGCGTACTTTAGCAAAAGAGCAAGCCCCTAAACCCGATAATATTTTTATTGATGTAGGTTGTCAATCAAAAAAAGATGTAGAAAAGTTAGGCGTTCACGTTGGGTGTGTCATCACCTATCCCGATGAATTTCACATCCTTAATAAAGACCATTTTGTGTGTCGTGCTCTAGACAACCGAATGGGTGGCTTCATGATAGCACAGGTTGCACGCTTATTGCATGAAAACAAAAAAACTCTTCCCTTTGGACTTTACATTACAAACTCTGTTCAAGAAGAAATTGGTTTACGTGGTGCCCAAATGATTACCCACACCATTCAACCGGATGTAGCTATTGTGACTGATGTGACTCACGATACCACAACGCCAATGATAAACAAGAAAAAACAAGGGCATTGCAAAATGGGTGATGGTCCAGTAATTGCTTATGCTCCAGCAGTACAGCAAAAATTAAGAGACCTCATCACAGAAACTGCCGAAAAAAATAAAATTCCGTTCCAACGCGCAGCGCTTTCTAGAGCAACTGGAACTGATACTGATGCCTTCGCCTACAGTAATGGTGGAGTAGCCTCTGCGCTTATTTCATTACCGTTGCGGTATATGCACACCACAGTAGAAATGGTTCACCGAAAAGATGTAGAAAATGTCATTCGAATGATTTATGAATCCCTTCTAAATATTAAAGCTGGAGAAACTTTTAGCTATTTCGATTAA
- a CDS encoding NUDIX hydrolase, which translates to MQEYLDIWNEDGNPTGARCTKGEAHLKGLFHPTVHAWFYNSTPALLLQKRGANKQTFPNFWDVSVAGHVSAGETILEGAVREINEEIGLQLKPTDLELIDIRKNSNKFSNGIIDCEFQHVFLCKLNIPVQNLKLQTEEVSAVRLFSFEEIELCQQKKNSEFHIVPADMSYYNMVMNEVLKRI; encoded by the coding sequence TTGCAAGAATATTTAGACATTTGGAATGAGGACGGCAACCCAACTGGAGCACGTTGTACTAAAGGTGAAGCTCACCTAAAAGGGCTTTTTCACCCTACAGTACATGCGTGGTTTTACAACTCTACCCCAGCCCTTTTGCTGCAAAAGCGAGGGGCTAACAAACAGACTTTCCCCAACTTTTGGGATGTTTCCGTTGCCGGTCATGTTTCTGCTGGAGAAACGATTTTAGAAGGGGCGGTTCGTGAAATTAATGAAGAGATTGGTCTTCAACTTAAGCCAACAGATTTAGAACTTATCGATATCCGAAAAAATAGTAACAAATTTTCTAACGGTATCATAGATTGTGAATTTCAACATGTATTCCTGTGTAAACTAAATATACCAGTTCAAAACCTTAAACTACAAACTGAGGAAGTATCGGCTGTTCGCCTTTTTTCTTTTGAAGAAATAGAACTATGCCAACAGAAAAAAAACTCAGAATTTCATATTGTTCCAGCAGACATGAGCTACTACAACATGGTGATGAACGAAGTGTTAAAACGAATATAG